In one window of Bradyrhizobium sp. AZCC 1721 DNA:
- a CDS encoding substrate-binding domain-containing protein, giving the protein MNARSRLLRAIASGMLRGLSGVVALGAATAALAQADKPLTIGVIELFPNPHFAHARKGIEDFARKHNANVIIQNANLDATKEAQFIQTFITRKVDAILVSAVSPTGSLAALRFAKSAGIPVICYTTCVNAPEDKELAQAFVKSDNTILGVTTGKQAAAYIRDELGGKAKILMLTCESYDVCKERRKGLNEQLAGLDVKILAEQEGFVVDKARLIADSMLAANPDANVFIAENEDGIIAAAQAIKAKGLAGKVAVFGIDINTQVAKLIASSDGIVHWTTGQDPRCLGARGLEAAINAARKRPVGDFYQLCPSPTFSKGGAAAALKYIADNR; this is encoded by the coding sequence ATGAATGCGAGATCAAGGTTATTGCGCGCGATCGCAAGCGGGATGTTGCGGGGCTTGTCGGGTGTCGTCGCGCTTGGTGCCGCAACGGCTGCGTTGGCGCAAGCGGACAAGCCGCTGACGATCGGTGTGATCGAGTTGTTTCCCAATCCTCACTTCGCCCATGCGCGCAAGGGGATCGAGGATTTCGCGAGAAAGCACAACGCCAATGTGATCATCCAGAACGCGAACCTGGACGCGACCAAGGAAGCGCAGTTCATCCAGACCTTCATCACCCGCAAGGTCGACGCGATCCTTGTGTCGGCGGTCTCGCCGACCGGCTCGTTGGCGGCATTGCGTTTCGCCAAATCCGCCGGCATTCCGGTCATCTGCTACACTACCTGCGTCAACGCCCCGGAGGACAAGGAGCTGGCGCAAGCCTTCGTCAAGAGCGACAATACGATCCTCGGCGTCACGACGGGCAAGCAAGCCGCGGCCTACATCAGGGACGAACTGGGCGGCAAGGCGAAGATCCTGATGCTGACTTGCGAGTCCTATGACGTCTGCAAGGAGCGGCGCAAAGGACTGAACGAGCAACTCGCCGGCCTGGACGTCAAGATCCTGGCGGAGCAGGAGGGCTTCGTGGTCGACAAGGCCCGCCTGATCGCGGATTCGATGCTGGCCGCAAATCCGGACGCCAATGTCTTCATTGCCGAGAACGAGGACGGGATCATCGCAGCGGCGCAAGCAATCAAGGCCAAAGGTCTGGCTGGCAAGGTTGCCGTGTTTGGCATCGATATCAATACCCAGGTTGCGAAACTGATCGCGTCGTCCGACGGCATCGTCCACTGGACCACCGGGCAGGACCCGCGCTGCTTGGGCGCGCGTGGTCTGGAGGCTGCCATTAATGCCGCTCGCAAGCGACCGGTAGGTGACTTCTACCAGTTGTGTCCTTCCCCGACATTCAGCAAGGGCGGTGCGGCCGCGGCACTGAAGTATATCGCCGACAACCGGTGA
- a CDS encoding putative quinol monooxygenase, which translates to MSTLVIIGSAQAKPGKADEVRPILKSLLLPTLAEEGCLRYEMNEAEDGQSWVFTELWESRALWERHMESAQVARFRAVAGEMTEYWQIFKGHLVRPGS; encoded by the coding sequence ATGTCCACCCTCGTCATTATCGGCAGCGCACAGGCCAAGCCCGGCAAGGCCGACGAGGTGCGCCCGATCCTCAAGTCGTTGCTGCTCCCCACGCTCGCCGAAGAAGGCTGCCTTCGCTACGAGATGAACGAAGCCGAGGACGGGCAGAGTTGGGTCTTCACCGAGTTATGGGAAAGCCGCGCCCTTTGGGAACGGCACATGGAGTCGGCGCAGGTGGCGCGCTTCAGGGCGGTGGCGGGCGAGATGACGGAGTACTGGCAAATCTTCAAGGGCCATCTGGTGCGCCCGGGTAGTTGA